The following proteins come from a genomic window of Falco rusticolus isolate bFalRus1 chromosome 9, bFalRus1.pri, whole genome shotgun sequence:
- the RBM18 gene encoding probable RNA-binding protein 18, protein MEPGRQALPLENASILSEGALQDGHRLWIGNLDPKITEYHLLKLLQKFGKVKQFDFLFHKSGALEGQPRGYCFVNFETKQEAEKAIQCLNGKLALSKKLVVRWAHAQVKRYDHNKNEKILPISLEPSSSTEPPQSNLSVSAKIKAIEAKLKMMAENPDVEYPAAPVYSYFKPPDKKRTTPYSRAAWKSRR, encoded by the exons ATGGAGCCGGGGCGCCAGGCGCTGCCGCTGGAGAACGCCTCCATTCTCTCCGAGGGCGCGCTGCAGGACGGCCACCGCCTCTGGATCGGCAACCTCGACCCCAAGATCACCGA aTACCATCTACTCAAACTCCTTCAGAAGTTTGGCAAAGTAAAGCAATTTGACTTTCTCTTTCACAAGTCTGGTGCTCTGGAGGGGCAGCCGAGAGGTTACTGTTTTGTGAACTTTGAAACCAAACAG gaagcagaaaaggcgATCCAATGTCTCAATGGGAAGCTGGCCCTTTCCAAGAAATTGGTGGTGCGCTGGGCACATGCACAAGTCAAG AGATATGATcacaataaaaatgagaagatCCTTCCAATCAGTCTGGAGCCATCTTCCAGCACAGAGCCACCCCAGTCTAACCTGAG tgTCAGTGCAAAAATAAAGGCCATTGAAGCCAAGCTGAAAATGATGGCAGAAAATCCAGACGTGGAATACCCAGCAGCACCTGTTTATTCTTACTTCAAACCTCCGGATAAGAAAAGGACTACTCCTTATTCTAGAGCTGCCTGGAAATCGAGAAGATGA